CGGCTCGGATTTTGTAATATGTGTTCGGACCGACAAAGGTAAGCAGTATTTTGTAAAAGTTACGTAATTAATtggatgctttgttttaatgaatatgGTTCTTGGATTCCAATGATCCATCCATATTTTAGCTTTGATATTTGAAAGAGCTTTGCGTGCCAACGCGGTTTAAATGAGTGCAACTGGCTTGTTATTTTCTAACAAGCAGTTAGTAGAATCGGTTTAAATCAAAAGTTTGTAGTCATGTGATGAATCTAATCATAATAGCCTGTCTTCAAGCCTTTCTACATGATGTCTGTAGagaattgtagtttttttgtggTGTGTTTTAGAGACACCTGCGGATATAGTGGGTTTTTAATAAGAGCATGCCCAAGCCAATAGACAGTAAGTTaatgtgcacgtgtgtgtgtgtgtgtgtgtgtgtgtgtgtgtgtgtgtgtgcgcgcagtgAAACTCTTAAACCTGAACTCACCTGAGCGGTTTGCTAACATTCCACGCACACTCATCAGACCAGTCAGGCCcagcaaactttttttaaatttttttttaaatgtatattcagTTAATGAATTGAGCATTCCGACTCAATCTCAGTGGTGTTTTAATGATCAAGTTGCAGTTGTGCTGTTTCTTTTAGTATTTCAGTTTCAACGTGAGGAAGTACCACAATAGCTTTCTAATCAGTAACTTTTGAACTCCTCCAACTTTTTCAAATACTTTaagagaaacaactttttttttttcttcctgttttcCTAAACCTGTTTGTTCACATTGCTCAAATTGCACcgttcattttgtcattttaaactgaTTCAGTGTTAGCCTTATTTTGAGCTTCGTTTCTACCTACAGCATTCTAGCATGAAGAATCTTATCAATCTTAACATGTTTTGCACTGTTATGAATCAGGTTTTATAATAACTGGTTAAATACAGTGTGCTTCTGAGGTTTTGAGTCTGAAGTCCTAAGTATTAAATGCTAGAATGACACagtgtaatgtttaaaaaaaaaaagaaaaaaaaaggaaaatctgCACACCTATGTCTTGCAAAACATAATGAAATGATCACCTTTTATTGTGAATGCTGATTCTTCCAATTGAAAAGCAAccacagaattttaatttagcataattCAAAATGGAAATCAATTAAATTCACAATTTTGGAACGTTGTGTGATGCATATTCAAACATATCACTGTGCCTTATTTCACCCTCTGTGTAATTCTGTGAATGATGTATGTATTAACCAATTTACCATGTGCCTTTGCACCATTAGCATTTGACTATTTGCCAAATATTAAAGATGATATTCCCTTAcgatatgcatttttttgcaaacaaaatgtTACTTGTTGCTTCATTTTTATTGCACCTTTTAACCCTATGATTAATCAGGTAGGGTAAGGATGGTCAAATCTAGCCTAAACCATGAAGCCTCTCAATAGGGTATCAGGTGTCCTTCATGCTTACTGCAGGCAGCATCTCCAACATTGTTGTTTTGATTATAGAACTTGTTACATAGCTgatttttgtcctgttttattttacatttatttaactgcTTTGTGTTGTAACcaataaataatagattttgttacatttacGTCCCCGTGTTACTTATAACTGCAAACTGAGCCTTAAACAAGAACAACCACAAAGGAGTCTTCTACATAATTCCTGAAGAGCTTCAACCTGTAGGCGAGTGAGTGCTTGTTGGTTTAGGCTAGATTTGGCCCTACATGAATGATCATGGGGTTAAAGGTGTAAGATAAAATGACACACCAAGTAACAAAtgtagttaaaaaatatatttattttgccattcCTATTGTTCTGAAATTTTATAAGATGCTTTCCACCTATTTCCACTcgtgtatgtttgtatgtgtaatGCATCTCAGAGCATACATTATTTGATGGAAGCATTCAACCTGCAATAGACAGACTGACTCCTAAACATACTGACTACATCAATGGCTGACGACGGACATCATCTGGGTAGCAGCCAATCAGTGAGTGCTCTGGATAAATTGACGCTCCTCTCTGCTGTTAAACCCACACACTCCCGTAATGGCAGCACAGGATCTTCACGCCACTCACGACAAGTCAGTGaatggctcttttttttttttttttttttctttgttctgattcttttgaattttcattttgtaatctccttttttatttaaaaaaaaaaaactaaactttttttttcctcctaatACAGAACTCCAGGGATTGGGAGGTAATATCAGATGCAGAATGTTCTGCACCTGTCACTGGAACAAATACAGCCAATAACACCATTCCAGGCATTTGTGAGGGATTGCTCATGAAAAAGCGCAAGTATCCCCTCCAGGGCTGGCATAAGGTGAGTTGCGAGGACTAAGAAATATCCATTGAAAAAAATGACCACCATGACTTCTGGTGACCTGTCccaatgcaatatttttctcattttagcGATATTTTATATTGGATAAAGGGATTCTCAGATATTCGAAGACTCAACAGGATgtaagtaaaattaatttaacttttttgtagTTATTAAATATCTGCTTCCAGTGTGTGTTCTATAAGTGTAATTTCTCACACCCTCAGATTTCCAGAGGCAAGATTCATGGAGCTTTAGATGTTAGTCTTGCAGTCATGTCTGTGAACAGGAAATCTAAGCGCATCGATCTTGATGCTGGCGACAGCTTGTACCATGTCAAGGTGTGTGTGTAACTAAATTCTCATATGActgttagttgacatgtagttgcaaactAACTTGCTGTTAGTAGAATGCCCGTCAGTTTTCAATGTGGACCCTCTATATGCTTTACTTTATGCTTAGTGTGGAAACACCCTCTTATGAGAGTGGCTCTGATATCGATGATGGCATGCAAACTGATAAAATACAACTTTCTAATGATTTGATTTGTGGTGCATTGACTTGTCTTCTCCTTCCAGGCAAAGAGTGACGATATCTTCTACATCTGGCTGACCAAGCTGACTGCCCATCGGCATTTCAAGAAAAATGAGGCTATAAACTTGCACCACGGGGTCCTTCAAGCCCTCTCAACAGGAACCAGCAGCACTTTACCTGCCATGGCGAGTCTTGCACACAGAAACAGAGTGAGTTGGAATTTGTATTCATCCTAAATATGATTGCTTAAAGTctttattagtttaataatatttaataattagtttttcattGAACTGTTGTACATTTTCTCTTCTCTAGATGTCACAATATCAGAGCTCAGTTTCATTGGTTGGGTCAGAGATGCAAGGTTCCCCATCAGCCTCTCTATCTCAAGGAAATACTAAAGTATCCGATTGGCTCAAACAGACACAGGAAGCTGACTTGTGCCAGCAAGGTAAGCACATTCTAATACCTTTAATTCAATACATGCGCATGTGGGGCCAGTGTGGGACATGCCTActaattttctgtatttttctatGCAAATAATTTggtaaacaatgcatttaaatcaaaaccttttgaacattttaaagataatCAAGTGtttctaaatgctttttttaccAATTGTAAAGTAGCATGTAATGTTATTTGGACAAAAAACATCACACAATCAATGTTCTTTACTTCCTTCTAACATTTAGTTTCTCATGCGCAGAACTTGCCAGGTGTCAGCTGGATTTAGCTGAGCTCTCGAGTTTAATACAAAAACTTCACTGGCATGAAGGTGGTCTTCCCATCACAAACACAGACCTTGAACGTCGAATAAGCATGCAGGTGAGTCTCCGGTTGTAAATTTGACTCGATGGGCAGGATATCTGTTTTAAATGGTCAATAATGTTGCACACTTTTTACTTTTCACATTTGCTTTATGACTGTAGCAGTGGTAAATGGCAACAAGgtaaatgttgttgtttgttttttttatatatataaaagaatctTAGCCTTGAGAAACCCAAAAAGAAGTCTGGAAAGATCTGGGGTCATTCCCGAACGTTGTCAAGAGTTGAATCGCTTGGCTTTGTAAGTTCATAGTGATATTCCTTGTTTGAGGATTGAATATGTTTTtctagtgctgggcaatgattaattgcatttatttatttgttatacacttgttttatacaattaacaaaaaaggcCTTAAAGGCTAGCTTGactatttaaaatgcatcttgGCCTAACAATGCAAGCATTCATTTGTGGATAAAATGGATATGATGGCAACTAAAATGAACATGCCACAAATGCTGTTAGATTCTGTGCAAATGACCTCAAATTAAGCCCACCTATACTGCAATACTTATGTAATTTTAAGAGGAAAGCTTGCCTACATTAAGGATGATTGGCAtgattatatacttttttttttttcttctccaataTGAATAAGAGAATACTGAATGAAGCACACAGTTGGGTTGaatgtcttttcctcttttgCTCCTGTTTCCTGTTGTAATGATTCCATTTTAATTTCCAACTTTTGGGGCAGTTTTCTTCAAGCCATTTGGGCACATCAACTGGCTTGGCTGCTTCCCTTCAGTCCATACCAGATTACGTTTACACCCAACTGTCTACGCCTGCTGTCTCTCACCAGAAGGAAAGCAACTGCAGTTGGACATCTGTGCCTTGTGTGACAAAGgtatatgatttaatttaattctgtttcTACAATTTAAATTTTGCCATAAATTAGAGTACAACAAATTCTGTATGTCCAAGAAAAGACGTGTATTCTCTTGGACATACATTGTATGAATACCTGTATAGAACAAATTCTGCATTGTGGAGGAGTTGAAACCTTCTCAATTAAGAGGAATCTTGAATGTCTCTAACACAATTGTCTGGAAAATGCCAGGTGAtgccaggttttttttttttttttttttttttttttttttttttttttttttttttacaaagtggTGATGCTAAAAAGTAGTAGGTGTTGTTGATGTAAGGGCTTGCACATCTTGTGCTGAGATATTCATCTTGATTACATGAGGAGGTACAAAATTTGTCGTTTGGCAGCTTGGTTTCagtaaaagctgtttttgcacTTACGAGGAAGCTTTGGTTTCTGAAACTTGCCGTAAAGTTTAATGTTCCCTTCAACTAAATGGATGACTCAAATTATTGATTTGGTGTGTTGCTCTGAGATGCACAACTGTTCTGCTGTGATCTTTGCTTGAAACTAGTTTTTATAGGCTAAccaaaatagaatagaaatggTCAATATTGAAAATAGTATGAATTGTATAGAGCACGTAATGTCATTTGAGCGTTTCTGTTAGCATCCTCTCCGGTGTGGGTGCAGTCATACCTCAAAGGAAGGTGGCGAAATGGTCCTGACCCTCTTGCTGTTTTTAGGGaataattgcattcatttacatgcaGTTGAATTATACATGCACTGTATACTTGCGTATACCCCCCactgtttattaaatgaattgcCTTTAAGTTCAATTGCATTTCTTGTCTTTTAATCCTTACATTTAagattaagttttaatttttcaaaatgctaTAGTTTTTCGACTACTGAAAGTTTCATCTGTCTGTGCACATGCAGTGCCCCACTCTCATCACTGTATCCAAATGATTCTAGAGCTGACCTTGATGTGCTTGATGTAAACTTTCAAAGATTTAAGCCTTTGAATGGTTTCTCAGTGTGGGTCAGGTCAATTTAATCAGGAGGACTGTTGCCTTGTCAATGTCCAATGTTGTTCAGAAGAAGGGTAAGCCACAAAAGTTTATTGCTAAAGAGGCTGGTTGTTTCAGAGTGTGGTGTGGTAGGAAAAGGGATAACTGCAGCCTTGAGAGGACTGTCAGGCAAATTCCATTCAAGAATTTAGGTGAGCATCACAAGAAGTGGATTGAGGCTAGAGTCGGTGAATCAAGAGCCACCATGCACAGATGAATGCTAGACATGGGCTACAAATGTTGCATTTCTCGTGTTAAGCCTTTCCTGTACTAGAGACTCATTGCtcagtggtccaaagtcctcttttaAGGTAAAAGTAAACTCTTTTTCGTTTGGAAATCATGCTCCCAGAGTTTGGAGGAAGAGTGCAGAGGCACAGAATCCATGTTGAAGTTTCCAGTCAGTGATTATGGCTGCTACATGCTATAAGGGAATTGTTACGTTTACATGAAATATAAcatcttttctttaaaactgtTACATTATTCTAGCTTTTGGAGCTATTGTTCTGTCAGCTTGCAGTACTACTGGTTGTGACGTCACAGGGTTGGTTCGCTCCACCGTCCACTATAGAAAtagtagtatttatttacattttgaacacacaaacattattttaacacagACATTTTGCTTTACACCATAAATtggtttaatattaaacattgcCCTGTCTATATGCTAAGTTGATCATGGTGTCccaaatattgttttcataattcCAGCCTGGATGTAAAACAACTTTACTTACAATATCATTCATGTTGCATTTTACTGTTCTAACAGACCATACAAACATATTTGCAATACACCAACTTATTTGAATAGTTTATCCAAAATTTGTCAAGGTCtgaaacattcttttttttttttttttttttttttttttttttttatgcgacTGGATTGCGACCATTGCATTTTCCCATTAAAAACCTGAATGTTGACAATATagaagtgttttgcaatttcaatttaaaaacaacttattGCAAACTTGCAGTTGCCTTCAGCCTTGGCATTGATTCATTTGGACTTGTGACTCCCAACTAATCAGATGCACGGTGGGTGAATATTTCAAAGTTAAATTTTATCAGCAAATCGgttttgaaaatgactaatGTTATTGTCGTTAATAATTACACCAATGCATCTGACTTTAATACACTAAGTCATGGAAACtggaatattatataaatacaaggtAATTTATGGTTTCATTGAATAACACTGTACctaatgtaatacaaaataaacaatttgcattattaaaaattcacCCAAAGGGCTGAAAATTGCTTTTGTTACACTTACAGGACAATCAAATCTTTGTTTAATGTTGaccaaacatttaattcaaatatcCAGTTTGACACTATTTTTGTGATTATGCTACAGTCTATTTAATTTCTTCAGCAAAAACATAGACATCACAACCTTTACCAAAATTAACCATggtatttttagtaataaaactgcttagttttattttgtgatttccGAATGCTTGACCATATAATACGTCACactgcattaataaaatgaagGCCGACCGATACAAGGTCGAGGCTTAACACCAGTATCACCACCAATACAGTCTATCACAGCAACTCTAATAATAGCCTAATGCATCACTGTATAAAGGTCTGCTTTTGATGGTTTCTGCTGCAGATCACGCTCCAAATAAGCATAGTTGGTAACTCTGTCTTCCATGTATACTTTTCCTGCAGAATTGGGCTACTTTTTTCCACTGTTGCCATGGGTTGCTTTTCAACTCCGTTGGTGGAAACAACCCCACTAATGCGACATTTGAGCACTAAGGCTCGCAGTATGAACTATGAACTCAAACAATACACGCATTTTATTTGATGAGTGGTATGTGAATATAAGTAGGATTAGCAATTTAGGTAAAATTAGGTAATCTGTTCAGAGGCATTTTCAGTCAATGGCATGAATATCCGGTGTCAGTGCAtggcctgtttttattttaaagaacagaCATCTATCATGTTTGTAGAATTGAATCTTCAACAAATTCTGGTGACCAACCAGGTGATAAGAGATGTTTCTatgaggttgttttttttttttttttttgctcaaactGTTGAATTTGTAtctttcattcttctttttGCTGTTTACAGTACATTCATCTTTAAAATCCATCCATGAATCCCTGGCTGTAGAGCGTGAGCGTGTCAGACATGCCTGGGCTGGACCTGACCTTAGGAAGTCAACCTCAGATCAATTAGCCACATTGTGCACGACCCTCTCAGAGGTAACCATTCCTCCCTGTTTAAGACTATGCTAGTATACTAGTATACCTCTGACTACACTAGGGTATGTGTCCTTTTTTCTTGGGTGCAtccttgccaggatttctgtattgctttaaTTCAAAGTACCTCAAGagtgttttgaaaacataaggaaACCAATGTCATACAACGATTGGTCTGCTCACAAATAAGGCCAAAACCCAGATATTTTAGGCAAtctagaaatcctggccaggatgTGTCCAGAAAAAATGTCTCTAGACTACACTGTTAGCTGCTTCTGTCACCTACACTAAAACaataattcatttgaatttattaagtggttgcaatcagtttgtttgttacattttaaataaatttagttcACATTTAGTTGATGAACTTTTttatagctaaaaataaatagtttgcaacCACCTACCTACCACTTATATGGAAGGATTTTCCAGACTCTTTCTCTGCGACATGCTTGAAGCCTGCCAAAACTTCAATGCAATTTGAAATTTCTTGTGCACTTGAATTTCCAATGTGTACATCAATGCTGTCAATCTAAGTGAGGGGGCGGGACATATTAGAAGGCGTGTTTGTATTGGGAGGCGACATCACTCACATACGAACATGCCGAATGCTTTGATTAGTGGAGGTAATCGGTGAAGACAATTTGCAATTCCGCTTAAAAATAGTCTGGAAAATCCTCCCGTAAAGCGGAGTATTTAGTGGTAATTCAAAGAATGCAAggcattatgttttaaaatcacttgtTCACCCagtaagaaacattttatgtcCTGATTTTTgctgaattcatttaaattatacacTGTATGTCATGCATGCTCTCTCTTGCCATTCATGCTTAATTTGTGTTACTGTCTTGGTTTTTCTGTTTAGCTTGAGCTGCAGTCACGTTTAACCAGAGTTCACTCTGTGTCACTATCATCTGATTCCTCAGATGAGTCCTACTGCACTGTGCGCCAAGATCAGGTGTGTGCTTCGTCTGAACTTTTAAAgtcaatgttttttatttactcgtttaaaataaatctggTGCTGTCATTAAGCAGGACACTCCATCTCAGGGCCGCAAGCTATATCGTACACCCTCAGTAGCAGACTCTACAGCAGAGTATTTTGATGCCAGTGAGGTGGTTTGTGAGAATTTGTCTGAAAATGAAACATCTGATGAGTCTGGATTGAGTGATGTCACCACAAGCAACTCTGAACCAGAGGAAGGCCACAGTACGTTTACAGTTAGCTAGAATATTAAGTGCCTattctacttttaaatgtattttgtaggTGTCTTCCGTTTTGTATGTTCACCCATTTATTGGCatggtgtttattttattttttttcagaaactgCAAATATGAAGTACAGAGCCAGTGTTTCCAGCACAAATGATTTGCCTTCTAATGCTCAGGTCAGTGGGCGACGCACAGTGCTTCCTGCATACAGCACTGATAACAGTCATATCGGAATCCTCACCATCCTGTACAACAACATCGGAAAGGATTTATCACGGGTCTCCATGCCAGTGGCTCTTAATGAACCGCTTAGTTTATTACAGCGTGTGAGTGAAGAGCTGGAATATTCTGAACTCCTGGATATTGCCAACCACACAGATGACCCTTTCGAAAGAATGGTAAGAGCCTGGAGCATTGTGTATAAAACATTCCATAAAATTAATCCTAACGGTGTACACCAACAAAAGATTTTATCTTTATCTACATTTATCATTaattacacattacatttaGATAAATTTGAAGGACTAAAATTAAGCTAAAGTGCTGCAGAGCCAGTGGTGGTTTTGTAGGCAAACATCAGTCTTGATTTTTATGTGAGCAGATATTGGTATCCACTGCAAATTGGTAAACGGGTGTGACATGCATTCTTATTGACTTGAAAATCACCCTTGCTGCTGCAGAACATTTGTGAAGGTTGATTAGAACTGGTTAAAAGACCTGCCAAGAAAGTATTGCAATtgtccagcctggacagaacaAGAGCTTGAACATGCTCGGGCCGTTTCTTTCggaacatgcttttttttcagcacaCCCATCGTTTCAACCCAGTTTCACCATTCAGTTCAACATCAACATAACTCCTTCAAAAATAGACAGAAACCTTCGAGTTGCGAATAATGACCAGTTGACCTTCTCAGACCACACTGCTAAAACTGCTCAGACCAGCAGATTTGCCTTAAATGTTGAACTGAATGGTGAAACTGGGTTGAAACGATGGGTGTgctgaaaacacaagaaaatcTTGGCCAGGTTGAATTGTTAGACAACCGCAGATTTGAGCAGCTATCGTTTGAATTGAGCCTCAAttaatcacctttatttatacagtgcttttaacaatacatattgtgttAAAtgactgaacagtatcaaataggtaTCAATGATATTGATGTATAATGAAGGGATTGCAAAATTTGTTTGGTGTGTATCAAATtcggtctgtaatttactaaagcttttggggtcaagatgtggtttcttaatgggAGGCCAATTTTAAGTTTTtggggacatatcctaatgacagcAATGATTAATAAaggtctattaaaaaaataggatCTATGGCTTTTGGAAACGgctcttttaatagtttgatGGAATAGGGTTTAACACATgctgctggtttagatgatttaacaagtttgtacaattctGTATTAGATTGAGTGTAGTTTTTCCTCGGGGGATCTATAGTGCTCTCTCATGTGATACTATAGCCGACGGCTGCATGGTTACAATTTTATTGCTGATAGTATCGatcttggaagtaaagtagttcataaagtc
The genomic region above belongs to Puntigrus tetrazona isolate hp1 unplaced genomic scaffold, ASM1883169v1 S000001062, whole genome shotgun sequence and contains:
- the LOC122340552 gene encoding LOW QUALITY PROTEIN: oxysterol-binding protein-related protein 7-like (The sequence of the model RefSeq protein was modified relative to this genomic sequence to represent the inferred CDS: inserted 1 base in 1 codon), giving the protein MADDGHHLGSSQSVSALDKLTLLSAVKPTHSRNGSTGSSRHSRQNSRDWEVISDAECSAPVTGTNTANNTIPGICEGLLMKKRKYPLQGWHKRYFILDKGILRYSKTQQDISRGKIHGALDVSLAVMSVNRKSKRIDLDAGDSLYHVKAKSDDIFYIWLTKLTAHRHFKKNEAINLHHGVLQALSTGTSSTLPAMASLAHRNRMSQYQSSVSLVGSEMQGSPSASLSQGNTKVSDWLKQTQEADLCQQELARCQLDLAELSSLIQKLHWHEGGLPITNTDLERRISMQNLSLEKPKKKSGKIWGHSRTLSRVESLGFFSSSHLGTSTGLAASLQSIPDYVYTQLSTPAVXSPEGKQLQLDICALCDKVHSSLKSIHESLAVERERVRHAWAGPDLRKSTSDQLATLCTTLSELELQSRLTRVHSVSLSSDSSDESYCTVRQDQDTPSQGRKLYRTPSVADSTAEYFDASEVVCENLSENETSDESGLSDVTTSNSEPEEGHKTANMKYRASVSSTNDLPSNAQVSGRRTVLPAYSTDNSHIGILTILYNNIGKDLSRVSMPVALNEPLSLLQRVSEELEYSELLDIANHTDDPFERMVYVAVFSISGYAWASWRNRYKPFNPVLGETYENVREDRGFRYIAEQVSHHPPLSACHADSDNFSFWQDQRWKNKFWGKSVEIVSTGVVNVTLPNYGDHYEWNKAVTCIHNVFSQQRWLEHYGDVVIRNLNNNECTCKITFVKSRYWGDDNSKNEVHGTVLDHAGKVVHRFGGSWHEGIFCDTLSNPQCIWKPNPQPDDYFDYYGFSQYARELNDLTPDIKDKLPPTDSRFRPDQRLLEEGKVEEADKRKDEIEEKQRERRKAMAKRGEEHVPRFFVKTLDHAGREVWVTNGSYWKIQENPGFASTENLDLWC